One Ascaphus truei isolate aAscTru1 chromosome 9, aAscTru1.hap1, whole genome shotgun sequence genomic region harbors:
- the LOC142503286 gene encoding uncharacterized protein LOC142503286: MTAQLTFGLPEERSSSPHTGVSDEPEKVYKPMLIRVSQVLTYILRFIASHVSETSGRSDPVSERLSSQVAPGGHVSPEMEQVSSPGSASSTLLEEHHGDEDDEYDEDDATEETEIQSCDHEEVPIETVVPPNRPSTSTYDAIVASEGKIVDAENRRHSDMMTVLERMIGLQEETVSQLAHLHRVFIEVPKQLQKINTSFEALVVQQTQANYWRMTNVPQFNTSQPGSVHAGQFSPHSSDIHSPGPNVTGQVADIAVQVPDDILPLPSVQIQQQTPTKEATKTKQDTHETDQPSLVQCLPTCSHVSLGTSPVREQSLPKSPVGESLPKSPVGESLPKSPVAL, translated from the exons ATGACCGCCCAACTTACATTCGGGCTGCCGGAGGAGCGGAGCAGTTCCCCTCACACCGGAG TTTCAGATGAGCCTGAGAAAGTTTATAAGCCGATGCTGATCAGAGTTTCACAAGTTCTTACGTATATTCTGAGGTTCATAGCTAGTCATGTGTCAGAGACTAGCGGGAGATCTGATCCTGTAAGCGAGCGGCTATCATCCCAAG ttgcccctggaggacatgtgtcacctgagatggaacaagtgtcttcacctgggtcagccagctcaacactactagaag aacatcatggtgatgaggatgatgagtatgatgaggatgacgccacagaagagactgaaatacaatcatgtgaccatgaagaggtgccaatagaaactgttgtaccgccaaatcgtccatcaacttccacatacgatgcaattgtagcttcagagggaaaaatagtggacgcagaaaatcgtcgccattcagacatgatgacagtgctggaaaggatgattggactgcaggaagaaacagtatcacaattggcacatctccacagagtcttcattgaagtgcctaaacagttgcaaaaaatcaacacctcattcgaagcattagttgttcagcaaacacaagctaattactggagaatgactaatgtaccacaattcaacacctcccagccaggatctgttcatgcaggtcagttttcaccacattcatctgatattcattcaccaggcccaaatgttaccggtcaagtagcagacattgctgtgcaggttcctgatgacatcctaccgctgccatctgtacaaattcagcagcagacacctacaaaggaggcgacaaaaacaaaacaagacacacatgaaacagaccaaccatcacttgtgcagtgtctaccaacttgctcacatgtgtcactgggcacaagccctgtccgtgaacagtcactacccaaaagccctgtaggtgagtcgctgcccaaaagccctgtaggtgaatcgctgcccaaaagccctgtag ccctgtag